The following proteins are co-located in the Pseudomonas antarctica genome:
- a CDS encoding M48 family metalloprotease yields MTFLRPTLLTLACLLASPGFADDLPSLGDASSAIVSPQQEFQLGRAWLAYLRGQVSQLNDPQLKDYVETSVYKLVETSQVNDRRLEFILINSPQLNAFAAPGGIVGVNGGLFLNAQTEGEYASVLAHELAHLSQRHFARGVEAQSRMQLPMMAALLGGIIAAAAGAGDAGIAAIAGSQAAAIQEQRRFSRQNEQEADRIGILNLEKAGYDPRSMPTMFERLMRQYRFDAKPPEFLLTHPVTESRIADTRNRAEQAKPGGTEDSLRYQLIRARVQLQYEDTPGLAAKRFQAQLDENPKNDVARYGLAIAQIKGTQYKEARESLQPLLAKAPNDITYNLAQIELDMANNRLPDAQQRTDRMLTQYPGNYPLNQVRVDLLIKQNRIADAEKALDGLLKSRPDDPDVWYQVAETRGLSGNIIGLHQARAEYFALVGDFKQAIQQLDFAKRRAGSNFPLSSRIDARQRELIEQERLVKGMMS; encoded by the coding sequence ATGACTTTTTTGCGCCCTACCCTGCTGACGCTGGCCTGCCTGCTGGCCTCTCCGGGCTTCGCTGACGACCTGCCGTCACTTGGCGACGCCAGTTCTGCCATTGTCTCTCCGCAACAGGAATTCCAACTGGGCCGTGCCTGGCTTGCCTACCTGCGGGGCCAGGTCTCGCAGCTCAATGATCCACAACTCAAGGATTACGTCGAAACCAGCGTGTACAAGCTGGTGGAAACCAGCCAGGTCAATGACCGACGCCTGGAGTTCATCCTGATCAACAGCCCGCAACTCAACGCCTTTGCTGCGCCAGGCGGGATTGTCGGGGTCAACGGCGGCCTGTTCCTCAATGCCCAGACCGAAGGTGAATATGCCTCGGTGCTCGCCCACGAATTGGCTCACTTGTCCCAACGCCACTTTGCCCGTGGCGTGGAAGCTCAGTCGCGCATGCAGCTACCGATGATGGCGGCTTTGCTCGGCGGGATTATCGCTGCCGCAGCGGGTGCGGGCGATGCGGGGATTGCCGCGATTGCCGGCAGCCAGGCGGCGGCCATCCAGGAGCAGCGCCGGTTCTCCCGCCAGAACGAGCAGGAAGCTGACCGTATCGGCATTCTCAACCTGGAAAAAGCCGGTTACGACCCGCGCTCCATGCCCACCATGTTTGAACGCCTGATGCGCCAATACCGTTTCGACGCCAAGCCGCCGGAATTCCTGCTGACGCACCCGGTGACCGAGTCGCGGATCGCCGACACCCGCAACCGCGCCGAGCAAGCCAAACCCGGCGGCACGGAAGACAGTTTGCGCTATCAGCTGATTCGCGCACGGGTGCAGTTGCAATACGAAGACACCCCGGGCCTCGCCGCCAAGCGCTTCCAGGCGCAGCTGGACGAGAACCCGAAAAACGATGTGGCGCGTTATGGCCTGGCAATAGCCCAGATCAAAGGCACTCAGTACAAAGAGGCACGGGAAAGCTTGCAGCCATTGTTGGCCAAGGCGCCCAACGACATCACCTACAACCTGGCGCAGATCGAGTTGGATATGGCCAATAACCGCTTGCCCGATGCCCAGCAACGCACTGATCGGATGCTCACCCAGTACCCCGGCAACTATCCGCTGAATCAGGTGCGGGTGGACTTGCTGATCAAGCAGAACCGTATCGCCGATGCGGAAAAGGCCTTGGACGGGCTACTCAAATCACGTCCGGATGATCCGGATGTGTGGTACCAGGTTGCCGAGACACGTGGCCTGTCCGGCAACATCATCGGCCTGCATCAGGCCCGCGCCGAGTACTTTGCATTGGTGGGTGACTTCAAGCAGGCCATTCAACAACTGGACTTCGCCAAGCGCCGCGCCGGCAGCAACTTCCCACTGTCCTCACGAATAGATGCCCGCCAGCGTGAGTTGATCGAGCAAGAACGCTTGGTAAAAGGGATGATGAGCTAA
- a CDS encoding sulfurtransferase TusA family protein: MTDAVAFDAELDASGLNCPLPLLKAKLELNRLASGAVLKVIATDAGSQRDFRTFARLAGHTLLHEEDAAGVYRYWLRKA; the protein is encoded by the coding sequence ATGACCGACGCTGTAGCCTTTGATGCCGAACTCGATGCCAGTGGCCTCAATTGCCCGTTGCCTTTGCTCAAAGCCAAGTTGGAACTCAATCGGTTGGCCAGCGGTGCAGTGCTTAAGGTCATCGCCACAGACGCTGGCTCCCAGCGCGATTTCCGGACCTTCGCGAGGTTGGCCGGGCATACTCTATTGCACGAAGAAGACGCCGCCGGTGTGTATCGTTACTGGTTGCGCAAGGCCTGA